The following proteins are encoded in a genomic region of Populus nigra chromosome 16, ddPopNigr1.1, whole genome shotgun sequence:
- the LOC133675165 gene encoding peroxisomal ATPase PEX1-like isoform X1, with product MEQKHMLLSALSVGVGVGMGLGLASGQKVSRWAGGCGSIDGVTAEQIEQELMRQVVDGRDSKVTFEEFPYYLSEKTRMLLTSAAFVHLKHADFSKHTRNLSPASRAILLSGPAEFYHQMLAKALAHNFESKLLLLDVSDFSMKMQSKYGCSKKESSFKRSISGVTLERMSSLFGSFSILSPKEETRGKEGSSNSPKLRRNTSTASDMSSMTSQSSSMNPAPLKHTSSWCFDENLFLQSLYQVLVSVSERSSIILYLRDAEKLLLQSQRMYNLLDKLLKKLSGNVLILGSRMLDQEDDCKEADERLAMLFPYNIEIKPPEDETHLVSWKAQLEEDMKKIQFQDNKNHIAEVLAANDIECDGLSSICHADTMVLSNYIEEIVVSAISYHLMNNKDPEYRNGKLLISSKSLSHGLSIFQEGKSDGKDTLKLETNAEAGKEAEGEEAVGAKNNSKTEKEKSVTGAKKDSENQPKAPEVPPDNEFEKRIRPEVIPANEIGVTFADIGALDETKESLQELVMLPLRRPDLFNGGLLKPCRGILLFGPPGTGKTMLAKAIAKEAGASFINVSMSTITSKWFGEDEKNVRALFTLAAKVSPTIIFVDEVDSMLGQRTRVGEHEAMRKIKNEFMTHWDGLLTKPGERILVLAATNRPFDLDEAIIRRFERRIMVGLPSIESRERILKTLMSKEKTEDLDFKELATMTEGYTGSDLKNLCVTAAYRPVRELLQQERVKDKEKKQKAEEGTSSEDAADTTEEGKEESVIILRPLNMDDMRQAKNQVASSFATEGTVMNELKQWNELYGEGGSRKKQQLTYFL from the exons ATGGAACAGAAGCATATGTTGTTGTCTGCTTTGAGTGTTGGAGTTGGGGTCGGTATGGGGCTAGGATTGGCCTCTGGACAAAAAGTAAGTAGGTGGGCTGGTGGATGTGGCTCAATAGATGGTGTCACGGCTGAGCAGATTGAGCAAGAGTTGATGAGGCAGGTTGTTGATGGAAGAGACAGCAAGGTCACATTTGAGGAGTTCCCTTATTATCTGAG TGAGAAAACTCGAATGTTATTAACAAGTGCGGCATTTGTTCATTTAAAGCATGCTGACTTTTCCAAGCACACCCGGAATCTTTCTCCTGCTAGTAGAGCGATTTTGCTCTCAGGACCTGCTG AGTTTTATCACCAAATGCTTGCGAAGGCTTTAGCACATAACTTTGAATCAAAGCTGCTGTTGTTGGATGTTAGTGACTTTTCCATGAAG ATGCAAAGCAAATATGGATGCAGTAAAAAAGAATCT TCTTTCAAGAGGTCCATTTCTGGGGTGACATTGGAACGAATGTCCTCTTTGTTTGGTTCTTTCTCAATCCTTTCTCCAAAGGAAGAAACAAG GGGTAAGGAAGGGTCTAGTAATTCTCCCAAACTTCGCAGAAACACCTCCACCGCTTCTGATATGAGTAGTATGACTTCACAGTCCTCTTCCATGAATCCAG ctCCTCTTAAGCACACAAGCAGTTGGTGTTTTGATGAGAACCTATTTTTGCAATCACTTTACCAG GTATTGGTTTCAGTATCAGAAAGAAGTTCCATCATTTTATACCTTAGGGATGCTGAGAAGCTGCTTCTTCAATCACAAAGGATGTACAACTTGCTCGATAAGCTGTTGAAGAAACTCTCAGGTAATGTGTTGATTCTTGGTTCCCGGATGTTGGACCAAGAAGATGATTGCAAAGAAGCGGATGAAAGGCTCGCAATGTTATTCCCATACAACATTGAGATCAAACCACCAGAAGATGAGACTCATCTTGTCAGCTGGAAAGCCCAACTGGAAGAGGACATGAAGAAGATTCAGTTTCAAGATAACAAAAACCACATTGCTGAGGTGCTTGCGGCAAATGATATTGAATGCGATGGTTTGAGTTCTATTTGCCATGCAGACACAATGGTTCTTAGCAATTATATTGAAGAAATCGTGGTATCAGCAATCTCATATCATCTGATGAATAATAAGGATCCGGAATACCGAAATGGAAAGCTTCTTATATCATCTAAGAG CTTGTCACATGGATTGAGTATATTCCAAGAAGGTAAAAGTGACGGGAAAGATACACTAAAACTAGAGACTAATGCCGAAGCTGGCAAG GAAGCTGAAGGGGAAGAGGCTGTTGGTGCAAAGAATAATAGTAAGACTGAAAAAGAGAAATCTGTTACTGGAGCGAAGAAGGACAGCGAGAATCAACCTAAAGCCCCT GAAGTTCCTCCTGACAATGAGTTTGAGAAACGAATCAGACCAGAGGTTATCCCTGCAAATGAGATTGGAGTAACATTTGCAGATATTGGTGCCTTGGATGAAACCAAAGAATCACTTCAGGAGCTTGTCATGCTGCCTCTTCGGAGGCCAGACCTCTTCAATGGTGGGCTTCTCAAGCCATGTAGAGGTATATTGCTATTTGGTCCACCTGGAACAGGAAAAACAATGCTGGCAAAAGCTATAGCCAAAGAAGCCGGAGCAAGTTTCATAAATGTCTCAATGTCCACCATTACTTCAAAATGGTTTGGTGAAGATGAGAAGAACGTTCGAGCTCTGTTCACACTTGCTGCAAAGGTTTCCCCGACTATCATATTTGTGGATGAGGTTGATAGCATGCTAGGGCAGCGGACTAGAGTTGGTGAGCATGAGGCCATGCGGAAGATTAAGAATGAGTTTATGACTCACTGGGATGGACTGTTGACAAAACCTGGTGAGCGTATTCTTGTCCTTGCAGCGACCAACAGGCCATTTGACCTTGATGAAGCAATTATTAGGCGGTTTGAGCGCAG AATTATGGTTGGTCTTCCATCTATTGAGAGCAGGGAAAGGATTTTGAAAACTCTcatgtcaaaagaaaaaacagaagatcTAGACTTCAAGGAGCTTGCAACCATGACAGAAGGGTATACTGGAAGTGATCTTAAG AACCTGTGTGTCACAGCAGCATATCGACCAGTTAGAGAGCTTTTACAGCAGGAGCGAGTGAAGGATAAG GAAAAGAAGCAGAAAGCTGAAGAAGGCACAAGCTCAGAAGATGCTGCAGATACAACGGAAGAAGGGAAAGAGGAAAGCGTGATCATTCTAAGGCCGTTAAACATGGATGATATGAGACAGGCAAAGAATCAG GTTGCTTCAAGTTTCGCAACTGAGGGTACGGTAATGAATGAGCTAAAGCAATGGAATGAGTTGTATGGCGAAGGGGGTTCAAGAAAGAAGCAACAGTTAACTTACTTCCTCTAG
- the LOC133675165 gene encoding peroxisomal ATPase PEX1-like isoform X2 produces the protein MKSQEFIEKTRMLLTSAAFVHLKHADFSKHTRNLSPASRAILLSGPAEFYHQMLAKALAHNFESKLLLLDVSDFSMKMQSKYGCSKKESSFKRSISGVTLERMSSLFGSFSILSPKEETRGKEGSSNSPKLRRNTSTASDMSSMTSQSSSMNPAPLKHTSSWCFDENLFLQSLYQVLVSVSERSSIILYLRDAEKLLLQSQRMYNLLDKLLKKLSGNVLILGSRMLDQEDDCKEADERLAMLFPYNIEIKPPEDETHLVSWKAQLEEDMKKIQFQDNKNHIAEVLAANDIECDGLSSICHADTMVLSNYIEEIVVSAISYHLMNNKDPEYRNGKLLISSKSLSHGLSIFQEGKSDGKDTLKLETNAEAGKEAEGEEAVGAKNNSKTEKEKSVTGAKKDSENQPKAPEVPPDNEFEKRIRPEVIPANEIGVTFADIGALDETKESLQELVMLPLRRPDLFNGGLLKPCRGILLFGPPGTGKTMLAKAIAKEAGASFINVSMSTITSKWFGEDEKNVRALFTLAAKVSPTIIFVDEVDSMLGQRTRVGEHEAMRKIKNEFMTHWDGLLTKPGERILVLAATNRPFDLDEAIIRRFERRIMVGLPSIESRERILKTLMSKEKTEDLDFKELATMTEGYTGSDLKNLCVTAAYRPVRELLQQERVKDKEKKQKAEEGTSSEDAADTTEEGKEESVIILRPLNMDDMRQAKNQVASSFATEGTVMNELKQWNELYGEGGSRKKQQLTYFL, from the exons ATGAAAAGTCAGGAATTTAT TGAGAAAACTCGAATGTTATTAACAAGTGCGGCATTTGTTCATTTAAAGCATGCTGACTTTTCCAAGCACACCCGGAATCTTTCTCCTGCTAGTAGAGCGATTTTGCTCTCAGGACCTGCTG AGTTTTATCACCAAATGCTTGCGAAGGCTTTAGCACATAACTTTGAATCAAAGCTGCTGTTGTTGGATGTTAGTGACTTTTCCATGAAG ATGCAAAGCAAATATGGATGCAGTAAAAAAGAATCT TCTTTCAAGAGGTCCATTTCTGGGGTGACATTGGAACGAATGTCCTCTTTGTTTGGTTCTTTCTCAATCCTTTCTCCAAAGGAAGAAACAAG GGGTAAGGAAGGGTCTAGTAATTCTCCCAAACTTCGCAGAAACACCTCCACCGCTTCTGATATGAGTAGTATGACTTCACAGTCCTCTTCCATGAATCCAG ctCCTCTTAAGCACACAAGCAGTTGGTGTTTTGATGAGAACCTATTTTTGCAATCACTTTACCAG GTATTGGTTTCAGTATCAGAAAGAAGTTCCATCATTTTATACCTTAGGGATGCTGAGAAGCTGCTTCTTCAATCACAAAGGATGTACAACTTGCTCGATAAGCTGTTGAAGAAACTCTCAGGTAATGTGTTGATTCTTGGTTCCCGGATGTTGGACCAAGAAGATGATTGCAAAGAAGCGGATGAAAGGCTCGCAATGTTATTCCCATACAACATTGAGATCAAACCACCAGAAGATGAGACTCATCTTGTCAGCTGGAAAGCCCAACTGGAAGAGGACATGAAGAAGATTCAGTTTCAAGATAACAAAAACCACATTGCTGAGGTGCTTGCGGCAAATGATATTGAATGCGATGGTTTGAGTTCTATTTGCCATGCAGACACAATGGTTCTTAGCAATTATATTGAAGAAATCGTGGTATCAGCAATCTCATATCATCTGATGAATAATAAGGATCCGGAATACCGAAATGGAAAGCTTCTTATATCATCTAAGAG CTTGTCACATGGATTGAGTATATTCCAAGAAGGTAAAAGTGACGGGAAAGATACACTAAAACTAGAGACTAATGCCGAAGCTGGCAAG GAAGCTGAAGGGGAAGAGGCTGTTGGTGCAAAGAATAATAGTAAGACTGAAAAAGAGAAATCTGTTACTGGAGCGAAGAAGGACAGCGAGAATCAACCTAAAGCCCCT GAAGTTCCTCCTGACAATGAGTTTGAGAAACGAATCAGACCAGAGGTTATCCCTGCAAATGAGATTGGAGTAACATTTGCAGATATTGGTGCCTTGGATGAAACCAAAGAATCACTTCAGGAGCTTGTCATGCTGCCTCTTCGGAGGCCAGACCTCTTCAATGGTGGGCTTCTCAAGCCATGTAGAGGTATATTGCTATTTGGTCCACCTGGAACAGGAAAAACAATGCTGGCAAAAGCTATAGCCAAAGAAGCCGGAGCAAGTTTCATAAATGTCTCAATGTCCACCATTACTTCAAAATGGTTTGGTGAAGATGAGAAGAACGTTCGAGCTCTGTTCACACTTGCTGCAAAGGTTTCCCCGACTATCATATTTGTGGATGAGGTTGATAGCATGCTAGGGCAGCGGACTAGAGTTGGTGAGCATGAGGCCATGCGGAAGATTAAGAATGAGTTTATGACTCACTGGGATGGACTGTTGACAAAACCTGGTGAGCGTATTCTTGTCCTTGCAGCGACCAACAGGCCATTTGACCTTGATGAAGCAATTATTAGGCGGTTTGAGCGCAG AATTATGGTTGGTCTTCCATCTATTGAGAGCAGGGAAAGGATTTTGAAAACTCTcatgtcaaaagaaaaaacagaagatcTAGACTTCAAGGAGCTTGCAACCATGACAGAAGGGTATACTGGAAGTGATCTTAAG AACCTGTGTGTCACAGCAGCATATCGACCAGTTAGAGAGCTTTTACAGCAGGAGCGAGTGAAGGATAAG GAAAAGAAGCAGAAAGCTGAAGAAGGCACAAGCTCAGAAGATGCTGCAGATACAACGGAAGAAGGGAAAGAGGAAAGCGTGATCATTCTAAGGCCGTTAAACATGGATGATATGAGACAGGCAAAGAATCAG GTTGCTTCAAGTTTCGCAACTGAGGGTACGGTAATGAATGAGCTAAAGCAATGGAATGAGTTGTATGGCGAAGGGGGTTCAAGAAAGAAGCAACAGTTAACTTACTTCCTCTAG
- the LOC133675165 gene encoding peroxisomal ATPase PEX1-like isoform X3, with protein MLLTSAAFVHLKHADFSKHTRNLSPASRAILLSGPAEFYHQMLAKALAHNFESKLLLLDVSDFSMKMQSKYGCSKKESSFKRSISGVTLERMSSLFGSFSILSPKEETRGKEGSSNSPKLRRNTSTASDMSSMTSQSSSMNPAPLKHTSSWCFDENLFLQSLYQVLVSVSERSSIILYLRDAEKLLLQSQRMYNLLDKLLKKLSGNVLILGSRMLDQEDDCKEADERLAMLFPYNIEIKPPEDETHLVSWKAQLEEDMKKIQFQDNKNHIAEVLAANDIECDGLSSICHADTMVLSNYIEEIVVSAISYHLMNNKDPEYRNGKLLISSKSLSHGLSIFQEGKSDGKDTLKLETNAEAGKEAEGEEAVGAKNNSKTEKEKSVTGAKKDSENQPKAPEVPPDNEFEKRIRPEVIPANEIGVTFADIGALDETKESLQELVMLPLRRPDLFNGGLLKPCRGILLFGPPGTGKTMLAKAIAKEAGASFINVSMSTITSKWFGEDEKNVRALFTLAAKVSPTIIFVDEVDSMLGQRTRVGEHEAMRKIKNEFMTHWDGLLTKPGERILVLAATNRPFDLDEAIIRRFERRIMVGLPSIESRERILKTLMSKEKTEDLDFKELATMTEGYTGSDLKNLCVTAAYRPVRELLQQERVKDKEKKQKAEEGTSSEDAADTTEEGKEESVIILRPLNMDDMRQAKNQVASSFATEGTVMNELKQWNELYGEGGSRKKQQLTYFL; from the exons ATGTTATTAACAAGTGCGGCATTTGTTCATTTAAAGCATGCTGACTTTTCCAAGCACACCCGGAATCTTTCTCCTGCTAGTAGAGCGATTTTGCTCTCAGGACCTGCTG AGTTTTATCACCAAATGCTTGCGAAGGCTTTAGCACATAACTTTGAATCAAAGCTGCTGTTGTTGGATGTTAGTGACTTTTCCATGAAG ATGCAAAGCAAATATGGATGCAGTAAAAAAGAATCT TCTTTCAAGAGGTCCATTTCTGGGGTGACATTGGAACGAATGTCCTCTTTGTTTGGTTCTTTCTCAATCCTTTCTCCAAAGGAAGAAACAAG GGGTAAGGAAGGGTCTAGTAATTCTCCCAAACTTCGCAGAAACACCTCCACCGCTTCTGATATGAGTAGTATGACTTCACAGTCCTCTTCCATGAATCCAG ctCCTCTTAAGCACACAAGCAGTTGGTGTTTTGATGAGAACCTATTTTTGCAATCACTTTACCAG GTATTGGTTTCAGTATCAGAAAGAAGTTCCATCATTTTATACCTTAGGGATGCTGAGAAGCTGCTTCTTCAATCACAAAGGATGTACAACTTGCTCGATAAGCTGTTGAAGAAACTCTCAGGTAATGTGTTGATTCTTGGTTCCCGGATGTTGGACCAAGAAGATGATTGCAAAGAAGCGGATGAAAGGCTCGCAATGTTATTCCCATACAACATTGAGATCAAACCACCAGAAGATGAGACTCATCTTGTCAGCTGGAAAGCCCAACTGGAAGAGGACATGAAGAAGATTCAGTTTCAAGATAACAAAAACCACATTGCTGAGGTGCTTGCGGCAAATGATATTGAATGCGATGGTTTGAGTTCTATTTGCCATGCAGACACAATGGTTCTTAGCAATTATATTGAAGAAATCGTGGTATCAGCAATCTCATATCATCTGATGAATAATAAGGATCCGGAATACCGAAATGGAAAGCTTCTTATATCATCTAAGAG CTTGTCACATGGATTGAGTATATTCCAAGAAGGTAAAAGTGACGGGAAAGATACACTAAAACTAGAGACTAATGCCGAAGCTGGCAAG GAAGCTGAAGGGGAAGAGGCTGTTGGTGCAAAGAATAATAGTAAGACTGAAAAAGAGAAATCTGTTACTGGAGCGAAGAAGGACAGCGAGAATCAACCTAAAGCCCCT GAAGTTCCTCCTGACAATGAGTTTGAGAAACGAATCAGACCAGAGGTTATCCCTGCAAATGAGATTGGAGTAACATTTGCAGATATTGGTGCCTTGGATGAAACCAAAGAATCACTTCAGGAGCTTGTCATGCTGCCTCTTCGGAGGCCAGACCTCTTCAATGGTGGGCTTCTCAAGCCATGTAGAGGTATATTGCTATTTGGTCCACCTGGAACAGGAAAAACAATGCTGGCAAAAGCTATAGCCAAAGAAGCCGGAGCAAGTTTCATAAATGTCTCAATGTCCACCATTACTTCAAAATGGTTTGGTGAAGATGAGAAGAACGTTCGAGCTCTGTTCACACTTGCTGCAAAGGTTTCCCCGACTATCATATTTGTGGATGAGGTTGATAGCATGCTAGGGCAGCGGACTAGAGTTGGTGAGCATGAGGCCATGCGGAAGATTAAGAATGAGTTTATGACTCACTGGGATGGACTGTTGACAAAACCTGGTGAGCGTATTCTTGTCCTTGCAGCGACCAACAGGCCATTTGACCTTGATGAAGCAATTATTAGGCGGTTTGAGCGCAG AATTATGGTTGGTCTTCCATCTATTGAGAGCAGGGAAAGGATTTTGAAAACTCTcatgtcaaaagaaaaaacagaagatcTAGACTTCAAGGAGCTTGCAACCATGACAGAAGGGTATACTGGAAGTGATCTTAAG AACCTGTGTGTCACAGCAGCATATCGACCAGTTAGAGAGCTTTTACAGCAGGAGCGAGTGAAGGATAAG GAAAAGAAGCAGAAAGCTGAAGAAGGCACAAGCTCAGAAGATGCTGCAGATACAACGGAAGAAGGGAAAGAGGAAAGCGTGATCATTCTAAGGCCGTTAAACATGGATGATATGAGACAGGCAAAGAATCAG GTTGCTTCAAGTTTCGCAACTGAGGGTACGGTAATGAATGAGCTAAAGCAATGGAATGAGTTGTATGGCGAAGGGGGTTCAAGAAAGAAGCAACAGTTAACTTACTTCCTCTAG
- the LOC133675167 gene encoding reticulon-like protein B1, whose protein sequence is MAEHEGEREMAEHEGEREREPVVESMVDKITEKTHDHDSSSSSSDSDDDKSDAVKSKIFRLFGREKPVHKVLGGGKPADVFLWRNKKISAGVLGGATAVWVFFELLEYHLITLVCHLSIFSLAVLFLWSNASNLLNKSPPKIPEVLLPEKCVREVASGLRIEINRGFAVLHDIASGRDLKKFLAVIAGLLVLSLVGSCCNFLTLLYISFVLLHTVPVLYEKYEDQVDGYSEKAWIQIKKQHAVLDEKYLSKIPRGPFKEKKKD, encoded by the exons ATGGCGGAGCATGAAGGCGAGCGTGAGATGGCGGAGCATGAAGGCGAGCGTGAGCGTGAACCAGTGGTTGAATCAATGGTGGATAAGATAACAGAGAAGACCCACGATCAtgattcatcatcttcttcatcagaTTCCGATGATGACAAGTCGGATGCTGTGAAGTCGAAAATCTTTCGTCTTTTTGGTAGAGAGAAACCCGTCCACAAAGTCTTAGGCGGTGGAAAAC CTGCTGATGTTTTCCTATGGAGGAACAAGAAAATCTCTGCTGGTGTGCTTGGTGGTGCAACTGCTGTCTGGGTTTTTTTTGAATTGCTTGAATATCACTTAATAACTTTAGTTTGCCATTTATCGATATTCTCTCTGGCTGTTCTTTTCCTGTGGTCCAATGCATCCAATTTGTTAAACAA ATCCCCACCTAAAATCCCCGAAGTCTTACTTCCTGAAAAATGTGTTCGTGAAGTTGCATCTGGGTTGAGAATTGAAATCAACCGAGGATTTGCTGTCCTGCATGATATTGCTTCTGGGAGAGATTTGAAGAAGTTTCTTGCT GTAATAGCTGGCTTGTTGGTTCTGTCACTTGTTGGAAGTTGCTGTAACTTCCTGACCTTACTCTACATAT CCTTTGTTTTGCTGCACACCGTACCAGTGTTGTATGAGAAGTATGAGGACCAGGTTGATGGATATTCTGAAAAAGCATGGATTCAGATCAAGAAGCAGCATGCGGTGTTGGATGAAAAGTATTTAAGCAAAATTCCAAGAGGACcattcaaggagaagaagaaggattag
- the LOC133675614 gene encoding membrane-associated kinase regulator 5-like, with product MEALYFLKFWRPTTTTTHKENRPSSGSSDDTTEIPFTDYEFEEGEDSFFELELTVPDFDTNKCGSNNTTNINNNHPLDKENVFDSKQAPLYKLVDKESHNPQHTFQQPTLSTDHLLSKRKILPIEPISSSKPQSPISLLKSAPRFKVLMFKKSKSMASQKTEKTGETESFNANSKKHESNKFFTVKLKLEEVTNASFFTKQNSLRKQIANDSYDNDTSKRFSKEMIQKYLKLIKPLYIKVSKRQSDKMRFSGELSVGSPSSSSATVSAKEKQGSFPAGIRVVSRHLGKSKSASATTGVSPPIGSRRDDSLLLQNDGIQSAILHCKKSFNSSRDSSLMSRFSSDPLHEKSMASPRISSSEENATN from the exons atggAAGCTCTCTACTTCCTCAAGTTCTGGagacccaccaccaccaccactcatAAAGAAAATCGACCCTCTAGTGGAAGCAGTGATGATACCACCGAGATCCCATTCACAGattatgaatttgaagaaggagaagactcgttttttgaattggaaCTTACTGTGCCTGATTTTGACACCAATAAATGCGGCAGCAACAACACCAccaacatcaacaacaatcaccCACTAGACAAAGAAAACGTCTTTGACTCTAAACAAGCGCCTCTCTACAAATTAGTTGACAAAGAGAGCCACAACCCTCAACACACATTTCAGCAGCCAACGCTTTCAACCGATCATCTCCTTTCAAAGAGAAAAATCCTCCCTATCGAACCCATTTCTTCATCAAAACCTCAGTCACCAATCTCCTTGCTAAAATCAGCTCCAAGGTTTAAAGTCCTCATGTTCAAGAAATCGAAGTCAATGGCATCACAGAAAACAGAGAAAACAGGGGAAACGGAGTCCTTCAATGCAAATAGCAAAAAGCACGAAAGCAACAAGTTTTTTACTGTCAAACTCAAGCTTGAAGAGGTTACAAACGCTTCTTTTTTCACTAAACAAAACAGCTTGAGGAAGCAAATCGCTAATGATTCTTATGATAATGATACATCAAAGAGATTTTCAAAGGAAATGATACAAAAGTACTTAAAGCTAATCAAGCCATTATACATCAAAGTTTCCAAGAGACAAAGCGACAAGATGAGATTCTCCGGTGAGTTATCAGTTGGGTCTCCATCATCTTCCTCAGCAACGGTGTCGGCAAAGGAAAAGCAGGGGAGTTTTCCTGCAGGGATTAGAGTGGTTTCTAGGCATCTTGGGAAGAGCAAATCAGCTTCAGCGACCACAGGAGTTTCTCCTCCAATTGGGAGCAGGAGAGATGATTCTTTGCTGCTGCAGAATGATGGGATTCAAAGTGCTATCCTGCATTGCAAGAAATCTTTCAATTCTTctagag ATTCTTCTTTAATGTCGAGATTTTCAAGTGACCCTTTGCACGAGAAATCAATGGCTTCACCAAGAATTTCGTCAAGTGAAGAGAATGCAACCAATTAA